DNA sequence from the Acidothermus cellulolyticus 11B genome:
CGACAAAGTCACCGAGCGATTCTTGGGCAAGGCGCGGATCGGCACGACGGGTCGCGGCATCGGGCCGGCGTACGCGGACAAAATGTCACGGGTCGGCGTCCGGGTGCAGGACCTGTTCGACGAAAAGATTCTCCGCCAGAAAATCGAAGGCGCTCTCGACCAGAAGAACCAGCTCTTGGTCAAGGTGTACAACCGCCGGGCCATCGACCCGACGGCGGTTGCCGACGAATTGCTCGGATACGCGGATCGGCTTCGCCCGATGGTCGCCGACACTGCGGCACTGCTCAACGATGCACTCGATCACCACAAGACAGTGCTGCTCGAGGCGGGACAGGGCACCCTGCTGGACGTCGACCACGGTACGTATCCGTTCGTCACGTCCTCGAATGCCACTGCCGGCGGAGCCTGCACCGGTTCCGGCATCGGGCCGACCCGCATCGATCGGGTCATTGCGGTCGCGAAGGCGTACACCACCCGGGTCGGCAGCGGGCCTTTCCCCACCGAGCTGCACGACGGCGAGGGCGAGAAACTGCGCCGCATCGGTGCGGAATTCGGCGTCACGACGGGACGACCCCGTCGGTGCGGTTGGTACGACGCGGTCGCCGTGCGGTACGCCATGCGGATCAACGGTGTGACGGACGTCGTCCTCACCAAGCTGGATGTCCTCTCGCACTTCGAACGGATCCCGGTCTGTGTCGCGTACCGCCTCCCGGACGGGCGAACCGTCGAGGAAATGCCGATGACCCAGACCGAGCTCCATCACGTCGAGCCGGTCTACGAGGAGCTTCCCGGCTGGCAAGAGGACCTCTCCGCGGCACGCAGCCTGGAAGACTTGCCGAAGAACGCCCAGCGATACGTGGAATTTCTCCAGGAACTCGCCGGTGTGCCGTTCAGTGTCATCGGCGTGGGACCGGGACGCGATCAGACCATTCAACTCAAGGCCTTGGTGTGAGCCATGAAGGTGCTCGTCGTCGGTAGCGGCGGCCGAGAGCACGCCCTGTGCCGGGCGCTGGCCGCCGACCCTTCGGTCACCGAGGTTCTCTCCGCGCCGGGGAATCCAGGCACCGGGCAGCTCGGCACCCGTATCGCCCTCGATCCCTGCGACGGCACAGCCGTCGCAGCGGCCGCCCAGCGGTACGGCGTTGACCTGGTCGTGATCGGACCGGAGGCACCGCTCGTCGCCGGAGTGGCGGACGCCGTCCGGGCGGCTGGCATTGCATGCTTTGGTCCCTCGGCAGCTGCGGCGCGCATCGAGGGCAGCAAAGCATTCGCCAAGGACGTGATGACCGCTGCGGGCGTGCCGACCGCCCGGGCGCGGATCTGCACCTCGGGGAGCGAGGCCGCCGCGGCGCTCGACGAATTCGGCTCACCTTACGTCGTCAAGGCTGATGGTCTTGCCGCCGGCAAGGGAGTCGTCGTGACGACCGATCGCGCGGAAGCCCTGCGGCACGCCCAGCACTGCGGCCGGGTCGTCGTCGAGGAATTCCTTGACGGCCCGGAGGCCTCGCTCTTTGTCGTCACCGACGGCCGGGACGTCGTTCCGCTCCTTCCCGCGCAGGATTTCAAGCGGGTGGGCGACGGTGACACCGGGCCGAACACCGGCGGAATGGGTGCGTACGCTCCCCTGGATTGGGTGCCGCCCGACGTGGTCGAGGACGTCGTCGAGCGGATTGTCACCCCCACCCTGTCCGAACTACGGGCCCGGACGACGCCCTTCCTCGGCTTGCTGTACGTCGGATTGGCCTTCACCAGCCGCGGTCCGAAGGTCGTCGAATTCAACGCGCGATTCGGCGACCCGGAAACCCAGGCAATCCTCACCCTGCTCGCAAGCCCGCTGGGAGAATTGCTCGCCGCTGCGGCCGGCGGCGGGCTCTCCGGCGTACGAGCGGTTTGGCGGAGCGGGGCTGCGGTCACCGTCGTCCTGGCCGCGGCCGGGTATCCCGGCACGCCGCGGTTGGGCGACCGCATCGACGGTGTCGACGCCGTCACCGCACCGGCGTACGTGCTGCACGCCGGCACTGAGTGGTCCGACGGGGTGCTGCGGAGTGCCGGCGGCCGGGTGCTTGCCGTCACGGCCGCCGGCCCGACCCTTGCCGACGCCCGCCGGACGGTGTACACCGAAATGAGCAAGATTTCCCTGCCTGGCGGGCATTATCGGCAGGACATCGCGCTGCGCGCCGTCCGCGGTGAGATTCGGGTTCCGGAATACGCCCGATGAAAACGCCGATCCCCGACGTCCTGGCCAGCCGGTACGCCTCCGCGGAGCTGGTCGATCTCTGGTCCCCGCGCAGCAAAATAATTCTCGAGCGCCGGCTCTGGCTGGCGGTGCTCCGCGCGCAAGCAGACCTCGGCATCGACATCCCACCCGAGGCAATTGCGGCGTACGAACGGGTCCTCGACGTCGTCGACCTCGAGTCGATCGCCGCCCGTGAACAGGTCACCCGCCACGATGTCAAGGCGCGGATCGACGAATTCTGCGCACTGGCAGGCTACGAACATATTCATAAGGGAATGACGTCCCGGGATCTGACCGAGAACGTCGAGCAGCTGCAGATCCGCCGATCGCTGGAAATTCTCCGCGACCGGGTGGTGGCCGCGGTCGCGCGGCTCGCACGCCTCGCTGCCGAGTACGCCACTCTCGTCATCGTGGCCCGAACGCACAACGTGCCGGCGCAGGCAACCACGCTCGGCAAACGCTTTGCATCGGCAGGCGAGGAGCTCCTCATCGGCTATGAGCGGTTGCAGCACCTGCTCGAGCACTATCCCCTGCGCGGGATGAAAGGCCCGGCCGGCACCGCCCAGGACATGCTCGACCTGCTCGGCGGAGACCTGGAACGCCTCGCCGAACTCGAACGCCGGATCGCCGCACACTTGGGCTTCCACCACCTCCTCACCAACGTCGGCCAGATTTATCCCCGCTCTCTCGACGCCGACATGGCATTCGCCGTCGTCCAGGTCTGCGCCGCACCGGCGAGCCTCGCGACGACGATCCGACTGATGGCGGGACACGAGCTCGCAAGCGAAGGTTTTGCCGAGGGACAGGTCGGTTCGAGCGCGATGCCGCACAAAATGAACCCGCGGTCGTGTGAACGGATCCACGGCCTGCTCGTGGTGGTGCGCGGCTTTGCCGGCATGCTCGGGGAACTTGCGGGAACGCAGTGGAACGAAGGGGACGTGTCGTGTTCCGCGGTCCGGCGGGTTGCGCTTCCCGGCGTTTTTTTCGCCGCCGACGGCCTGTATCAGACGTTCCTCACGGTGCTGGATGAATTGCGTCCCTACCCGCAGGTCATCGCCCGCGAAGTCGACCGGTACCTGCCGTTCCTGGCGACAACGAAGCTGCTGCTTGCCGCGGTCCGCCGTGGTCTCGGTCGTGAACAGGCACATGCCATCATCAAGGAGCACGCCACCGCGGTGCTCCGCGACATGCGGGAGGGAAAGACCGACGAGAATGACCTCCTGGATCGGTTGGCGGACGACGACCGCTTTCCGCTCAGTCGAGCCGAACTTGTCGACATCATCGGTGCTCCGCTCGATTTCACCGGAGCCGCAGCGGCGCAGATTTCCGCCTTCTGCGCACGTGCCGCCGACATCGTGGCGGCGCACCCCGAGGCTGCCCACTATGTGCCGGCGCCGATTCTGTGACGGCACAACCGCAGTGCGCGGTGCTCGATCGGGCGGCCGTGCCGCCCCCTCACCCTCTACGTCGCTCGGCCCGCCTCCGGTGACGCTGACCATGACCCGCCGCCTCGGCCGGAATTGAGGATCCGATGACCGCGAGCACGTATCGGCTCATCTACTCGGGGAAAGTGCGCGACCTGTATGAGTTGCCCGACGGCCGGCTGCTCTTTGTCGCCACCGACCGCATTTCCGCCTACGACCACATACTGCCGACCCTCATCCCGGACAAGGGCCGTATCCTCACCGCGCTCTCGCTCTGGTGGTTCGACCAGCTGGCCGACGTCGTGCCGAACCACGTCGTCTCCACCGATGTACCGGCCGAATTCCACGGCCGGGCGATGATTTGCGAGCGGCTGGAGATGATTCCCTTCGAATGCGTGGCGCGCGGTTACCTCACCGGTTCGGGACTCGCCGATTACCAGCGCACCGGCCAGGTCTGTGGTGTGCCGCTGCCGCCCGGTTTAGTGGACGGCGACCGGCTCCCGGAACCCATCTTCACGCCGGCGACAAAAGCGCCGCGCGGCACGCACGACGAGAATGTCCCGCTGGCTGCGGTGGAGAAAGCACTCGGAGCCGAGACGGCGGCGCGGCTCGCGGAGCTCACCCTCACGATTTACCGGCAGGCCCACGACCGTGCGCTCGCATCCGGCATCATCGTGGCGGACACGAAAGTCGAATTTGGCCGGCGTGCGGACGGGACGCTCGTCCTCGCCGACGAAGTCCTCACGCCGGACTCCTCGCGGTTCTGGCCGGCGGAATCCTGGCGGCCGGGGCGGGCGCAACCGTCGTTCGACAAACAGTACGTGCGGGACTGGCTGCGCAGCACCGGATGGGATCCGGCTGGATCCGCCCCACCGCCCCCGCTACCGGAGGACGTCGTGGCGCAGACACGGGCGCGGTACATCGAAGCGTACGAGCGGATCACCGGCCGCCGCTGGGAGTAAGGCCGCGGCTGGGAGTCGGGAACCCACGGCTCAGCCCGCGGGAACCCACGGCTCAGCTCGCGGGAACCACCTCGACCGAAACCGTCGCGCTGACCTCCGGGTGGAGCCGCACGGTGACCTGGTGGCTGCCAATCGTCTTGATCGGGCCGCTGATCTCAATGCGCCGCTTGTCGAGCTTCGGCCCACCCGCCGCGTGCACCGCGGCAGCGATGTCGTCCGGCGTGACCGATCCGAAGAGCCGGCCGCCGCTTCCCGCCCGCGCGGGCAGCGTAACCGGCAGGGCCTCCAGCTGATCCCGCAAGGCACGCGCCTGATCGAGGTCCCGGATCTCCCGGACTTCCCGCGCACGCTTGATCAGCGCAACCTGCTTGACCGCGCCGGGGCTTGCCGGCATGGCCAACCGCTTGGGGAGCAGGTAGTTGCGGCCGTACCCGTCGCGAACCTCCACGACGTCGCCGGGACCACCGAGTCCGGCGACCTCCTGGGTCAGGATGAGTTTCACGCCTCCTCCTACCGTGCCGCGTTGGTGTAGGGCAGCAGCGCCATTTCGCGGCTGTTCTTGATGGCCGTCGCGACGTCGCGCTGATGCTGCGCGCAATTCCCCGTCACCCGGCGGGCCCTGATCTTGCCGCGGTCCGAGATGAATTTCCGCAGCAGATTGGTGTCCTTGTAGTCCACGTAGGTGATGCCTTCCTTGCAGAAGACACACACCTTCTTCTTCGGCTTGCGTGCCGGAGCTTTCGTCATGGTGCTCACTTTCCGTCGTGCTGATACCGGCCGGTGTCCCGACCATTCGTCATCGTCGAAGTCAGAAAGGTGGTTCGTCGGAGAAGTTCCCGGTCGCTGAGCCGGCCGCCCACGGATCCTCCGCTACCGGAGCGAGGCCCGCCGGCCCACCGCTGCGGGACGCCTTCGTCACCTTCGCCGACGCATTGCGCAAACTCGGACCGACGTCATCGACGTCGACCTCGAAGACGGTACGGCGCTCGCCGTCCTTGGTCTCGTAGCTGCGCTGCTTCAACCGACCCTGCACAATCACCCGCATGCCGCGGGAGAGCGACTCGGCCACGTTCTCCGCCGTCTGTCGCCAGACATTGCAGGTCAGGAAAAGGCTTTCGCCGTCCTTCCACTCGTTGGTCTGCCGGTCGAGGTACCGCGGGGTGGACGCCACCCGGAACTTTGCGACGGCTTGACCGCTCGGCGTGAACCGCAGCTCCGGGTCATCCACCAGATTGCCGACCAACGTAATGATCGTGTCGCCGGCTGCCATGGCTACCGCGCATCCGGTCGGACCAGCTTGGTCCGCAAGACGTTCTCGTTGAGATTGAGCTGGCGGTCCAGCTCCTTGACGGTCTGCGGGTTGGCGATCAGATCGATCACCGCGTAGATCCCCTCGGACTTCTTGCGGATCTCGTATGCCAACCGACGACGACCCCATACGTCGATCTTCTGCACGGTACCGCCGTCCTGGCGGACGACGTTGAGGAACTGATCGAGCGACGGCTCGACGCTGCGCTCCTCGACGTCGGGGTCGAGCAGAACCATGAGTTCGTAATGCCGCACGAAAGACCTCCTTCGGTCTGACGGCCACCAGGGTGGCAGGAGGAACGCCGACGCCACAGTTGGCGTCAGCACAGAATAGCTCACCCGGGTGCAAGCCGGAACTCCGCCGCGGCTCCCGCCGGCACCGCCGGCTGGGCGGCAACGGTGCTCCGGGGCGCCAGCCAGTCCGGCGCACCGTCGAGTACGCCGCCGGCGGGGTCGTCACTCCCGTCACGGCGGACGATGTCGCGTTCCGGTTTGAACATCTCGACGGTGACGAGCACACAGAGGAAGAGAA
Encoded proteins:
- the rplI gene encoding 50S ribosomal protein L9, whose protein sequence is MKLILTQEVAGLGGPGDVVEVRDGYGRNYLLPKRLAMPASPGAVKQVALIKRAREVREIRDLDQARALRDQLEALPVTLPARAGSGGRLFGSVTPDDIAAAVHAAGGPKLDKRRIEISGPIKTIGSHQVTVRLHPEVSATVSVEVVPAS
- a CDS encoding single-stranded DNA-binding protein, encoding MAAGDTIITLVGNLVDDPELRFTPSGQAVAKFRVASTPRYLDRQTNEWKDGESLFLTCNVWRQTAENVAESLSRGMRVIVQGRLKQRSYETKDGERRTVFEVDVDDVGPSLRNASAKVTKASRSGGPAGLAPVAEDPWAAGSATGNFSDEPPF
- the rpsF gene encoding 30S ribosomal protein S6 yields the protein MRHYELMVLLDPDVEERSVEPSLDQFLNVVRQDGGTVQKIDVWGRRRLAYEIRKKSEGIYAVIDLIANPQTVKELDRQLNLNENVLRTKLVRPDAR
- the purD gene encoding phosphoribosylamine--glycine ligase encodes the protein MKVLVVGSGGREHALCRALAADPSVTEVLSAPGNPGTGQLGTRIALDPCDGTAVAAAAQRYGVDLVVIGPEAPLVAGVADAVRAAGIACFGPSAAAARIEGSKAFAKDVMTAAGVPTARARICTSGSEAAAALDEFGSPYVVKADGLAAGKGVVVTTDRAEALRHAQHCGRVVVEEFLDGPEASLFVVTDGRDVVPLLPAQDFKRVGDGDTGPNTGGMGAYAPLDWVPPDVVEDVVERIVTPTLSELRARTTPFLGLLYVGLAFTSRGPKVVEFNARFGDPETQAILTLLASPLGELLAAAAGGGLSGVRAVWRSGAAVTVVLAAAGYPGTPRLGDRIDGVDAVTAPAYVLHAGTEWSDGVLRSAGGRVLAVTAAGPTLADARRTVYTEMSKISLPGGHYRQDIALRAVRGEIRVPEYAR
- the purB gene encoding adenylosuccinate lyase: MKTPIPDVLASRYASAELVDLWSPRSKIILERRLWLAVLRAQADLGIDIPPEAIAAYERVLDVVDLESIAAREQVTRHDVKARIDEFCALAGYEHIHKGMTSRDLTENVEQLQIRRSLEILRDRVVAAVARLARLAAEYATLVIVARTHNVPAQATTLGKRFASAGEELLIGYERLQHLLEHYPLRGMKGPAGTAQDMLDLLGGDLERLAELERRIAAHLGFHHLLTNVGQIYPRSLDADMAFAVVQVCAAPASLATTIRLMAGHELASEGFAEGQVGSSAMPHKMNPRSCERIHGLLVVVRGFAGMLGELAGTQWNEGDVSCSAVRRVALPGVFFAADGLYQTFLTVLDELRPYPQVIAREVDRYLPFLATTKLLLAAVRRGLGREQAHAIIKEHATAVLRDMREGKTDENDLLDRLADDDRFPLSRAELVDIIGAPLDFTGAAAAQISAFCARAADIVAAHPEAAHYVPAPIL
- a CDS encoding phosphoribosylaminoimidazolesuccinocarboxamide synthase → MTASTYRLIYSGKVRDLYELPDGRLLFVATDRISAYDHILPTLIPDKGRILTALSLWWFDQLADVVPNHVVSTDVPAEFHGRAMICERLEMIPFECVARGYLTGSGLADYQRTGQVCGVPLPPGLVDGDRLPEPIFTPATKAPRGTHDENVPLAAVEKALGAETAARLAELTLTIYRQAHDRALASGIIVADTKVEFGRRADGTLVLADEVLTPDSSRFWPAESWRPGRAQPSFDKQYVRDWLRSTGWDPAGSAPPPPLPEDVVAQTRARYIEAYERITGRRWE
- a CDS encoding adenylosuccinate synthase translates to MPAIVLLGAQWGDEGKGKATDLLAERIDYCVRFNGGNNAGHTIVIDGETYAMHLLPSGVLTPGVVPVIGNGVVIDLGVLFDEIDLLTARGIDTSRLVVSANAHVITAYHRVIDKVTERFLGKARIGTTGRGIGPAYADKMSRVGVRVQDLFDEKILRQKIEGALDQKNQLLVKVYNRRAIDPTAVADELLGYADRLRPMVADTAALLNDALDHHKTVLLEAGQGTLLDVDHGTYPFVTSSNATAGGACTGSGIGPTRIDRVIAVAKAYTTRVGSGPFPTELHDGEGEKLRRIGAEFGVTTGRPRRCGWYDAVAVRYAMRINGVTDVVLTKLDVLSHFERIPVCVAYRLPDGRTVEEMPMTQTELHHVEPVYEELPGWQEDLSAARSLEDLPKNAQRYVEFLQELAGVPFSVIGVGPGRDQTIQLKALV
- the rpsR gene encoding 30S ribosomal protein S18, encoding MTKAPARKPKKKVCVFCKEGITYVDYKDTNLLRKFISDRGKIRARRVTGNCAQHQRDVATAIKNSREMALLPYTNAAR